The following coding sequences are from one Paenibacillus stellifer window:
- a CDS encoding YpuI family protein yields MSANVQKLCESTREKLKIAIEKLELFLNHNAMPQLAEGGQDEETTRYYEGFLSDLRHLLVFSEMSYEKLGVALRRANFDEDFAQKALYNVYHYGVNNFFYPKNESYSEDGRYAYTGQDAIRFRKKPVQAARSIVLDITKVYEDLRDELTYYENDYLTEKRMQNQV; encoded by the coding sequence ATGTCAGCCAATGTTCAAAAACTGTGCGAATCCACAAGAGAAAAACTGAAAATTGCCATCGAAAAACTGGAATTGTTCCTTAACCATAACGCAATGCCGCAGCTTGCCGAGGGCGGGCAGGATGAAGAAACGACCCGCTACTATGAGGGCTTTCTGTCTGACTTGCGTCATTTGCTGGTCTTCTCCGAAATGTCGTACGAGAAGCTGGGCGTAGCGCTCCGCCGCGCCAATTTCGACGAGGATTTTGCACAAAAGGCATTGTACAACGTGTATCACTATGGCGTGAACAACTTCTTCTACCCCAAGAATGAAAGCTATTCCGAGGACGGCCGTTACGCCTACACCGGGCAAGACGCGATCCGCTTCCGCAAGAAGCCGGTTCAGGCGGCGCGCAGCATTGTGCTGGATATTACGAAGGTGTATGAAGATCTTCGCGACGAGCTTACCTATTACGAAAATGATTATTTGACGGAAAAGCGAATGCAGAACCAAGTGTAG